The following proteins are co-located in the Prionailurus viverrinus isolate Anna chromosome A1, UM_Priviv_1.0, whole genome shotgun sequence genome:
- the POGLUT2 gene encoding protein O-glucosyltransferase 2 — translation MFSILLLYCFFLGTVPALAETGGERRLSPEKSEVWGPGLKAAVVLPARYFYIQAVDTSGNKFTSSPGEKVFQIKISAPEEQFTRVGVQVLDRKDGSFIVRYRMYASYQNLKVEVKFQGQHVAKSPYILKGPVYHENCDCPLEDSAAWLQEMNCPETITQIQKDLAHFPTVDPEKIAAEIPKRFGQRQSLCHYTLKDNKVYIKTHGEHVGFRIFMDAILLSLTRKVKMPDVEFFVNLGDWPLEKKKSTSHIHPIFSWCGSTDSKDIVMPTYDLTDSVLETMGRVSLDMMSVQANTGPPWESKNSTAVWRGRDSRKERLELVKLSRKHPELIDAAFTNFFFFKHDESLYGPIVKHISFFDFFKHKYQINVDGTVAAYRLPYLLVGDSVVLKQDSIYYEHFYNELQPWKHYIPVKSNLSDLLEKLKWAKDHDEEAKKIAKAGQEFARNNLMGDDIFCYYFKLFQEYANLQVSEPQIREGMQRVEAQTEDDLFPCTCHRKQTKDEL, via the exons ATGTTTAGCATTTTGCTGCTTTACTGCTTCTTTCTGGGGACAGTGCCAGCACTTGCCGAGACCGGCGGAGAGAGGCGACTGAGTCCGGAGAAGAGCGAAGTATGGGGACCCGGGCTGAAGGCAGCTGTCGTGCTTCCCGCTCGCTATTTCTACATTCAGGCGGTGGATACGTCAGGAAATAA GTTCACATCTTCTCCAGGTGAAAAGGTGTTCCAAATTAAAATCTCAGCACCAGAAGAGCAGTTCACTAGAGTTGGAGTCCAGGTTTTAGACCGGAAGGATGGGTCCTTCATAGTAAGATACAGAATGTATGCAAGCTACCAAAACCTGAAGGTAGAAGTTAAATTCCAAGGTCAACATGTTGCCAaatctccatatattttaaaag GGCCAGTTTACCATGAAAACTGTGATTGTCCTTTGGAAGATAGTGCAGCCTGGTTGCAGGAGATGAACTGCCCAGAGACCATAACTCAGATTCAGAAAGATCTGGCACATTTTCCTACGGTCGATCCGGAAAAGATTGCAGCAGAAATCCCAAAAAGATTTGGACAAAGACAAAGCTTGTGTCATTATACCTTGAAGGACAACAAG GTTTACATCAAGACTCACGGTGAACATGTAGGCTTTAGAATTTTCATGGATGCCATACTACTTTCTCTGACTAgaaaa GTGAAGATGCCAGATGTGGAGTTTTTCGTTAATCTGGGAGACTGgcctttggaaaaaaagaaatccacctCGCACATCCATCCAATCTTTTCCTGGTGTGGCTCCACGGATTCCAAGGATATCGTGATGCCTACCTACGACCTGACTGACTCTGTTCTAGAAACCATGGGCCG AGTAAGTCTGGATATGATGTCTGTGCAAGCTAACACAGGTCCTCCCTGGGAAAGCAAGAACTCCACCGCTGTCTGGAGAGGGCGAGACAGTCGCAAAGAGAGACTGGAACTGGTTAAGCTCAGCAGGAAACACCCAGAACTTATAGACGCTGCCTTCACcaacttcttcttctttaaacatGATGAAAGCCTATATGGTCCTATCGtgaaacacatttcattttttgatttcttcaag CACAAGTACCAAATAAACGTTGATGGCACTGTCGCAGCGTATCGCCTGCCATACCTCCTCGTCGGTGACAGTGTTGTGCTGAAGCAGGACTCCATCTACTATGAGCACTTTTACAATGAGCTGCAGCCATGGAAGCACTACATTCCAGTGAAAAGCAACCTGAGCGATCTCCTGGAAAAacttaaatgggcaaaagatcatGATGAAGAG GCAAAGAAGATAGCAAAAGCAGGACAGGAATTTGCAAGAAATAATCTCATGGGCGATGAcatattctgttattattttaaacttttccag GAATATGCCAATTTGCAAGTGAGTGAGCCCCAAATCCGAGAGGGCATGCAGAGGGTAGAAGCACAGACTGAAGATGACCTCTTTCCTTGCACGTGCCATAGGAAACAG